GCCCGTGGCCTGCTCGCCGACCCGCGGAAAGTCCGATCGATTTGGGTGTCCGCAGCGGTGGCGGCCTGGCTGCTGATCGTCCTCGGCCTGGTCCGGCTGCTCGCCGGGTCGAGCGCCGGGCACCCGGTGGGATACCTGCTCGGGCTGGCGGCCCTCGGCACGGTCGCGGCGATCGCCAGCACGGTCAAAGCGCGGAACGAACCGCAGGCCACAGCCACTTCCGCCGGCCGGGCGGCCGCCGAAGAGGCACGCCGGGCCGGGACACTCGTCGCCAGCCCGGCGGGTTCGGTCGCCTCAGGCGGCCTTGCCGGGCACCCCGACAAGGATGTCCGGCTGGCAGTCACGCGCGCCATGCAGCGTTCGACGGCACGCACTTACAGCGGCCGAGGCCGGTTCTCGGGTGCCGCCGGTGGTGGGTTCGCCGGCTTCTACGGTGGCAGTTCCTCCGGCGGTGGGGGCTGCGGCGGCGGCAGCTCCTGTGGCGGCGGTGGAGGGGGAGGGGGCTGCGGCGGTTGAAACGCCGACGCGGCCGCCCGCGTCTCGCGGCTACGGTAACCGCACCCTGGAACAGGCTGTCTTCGATGTGGCGCAGCTGATGACGACCTCGACAGTCCGGGTCTACGCCCGGACGGGACGGTGGCGAGCCGCACGGCAAGCCCGGCCGGACCCAGCTCCTACCTGCTGGCGACCGACGACCTCGCGACCGGTGGCCCGTGGACGATCACGGTGACGGCGGTGCGGCCCGGTCTCGTCCCGGCGACGGCGACCCTTGACTGGACTGTCCCGCCTGCCGCGGTTTTCGCCCGGCAGCCCGTCTACTCCTGGTCACCGCTGACCGCATACACCGGGTGGCTCGCGATCGCCGCGCTCTTGCTGGGCGGGACGGCGTTGGGGTTGGTCGCCTCTCGGATGCGACGGACTCGTGAGCGTGAAAGCGTGTCGGCGGCGGTGGTGTCGCACTCGTGACGAAAGCAAACGGACAGTCAACCGGCGGGGCGGTTCGCCCCGCCGGTGAGGCTGGTCGCTACTGTTCGGCGCGCCCCGATTCCGCCGGTAGCGAAGGAAAAGACTGTTGAGCGTGATCGACATCGGCCAGGCCGTCATCCTGGGAGTCGTCGAAGGGCTGACCGAGTTCCTGCCGGTCTCCTCGACCGGGCACCTGAAGATCGCCGAGGGATTCCTCGGCATCCCGGTGGACGACCAGGCGGTGGTGGGCTTCACCGCGGTGATCCAGGTCGGCGCCATCGCGGCAGTGCTGGTCTATTTCTTCCGGGACATCATCCGGTTCGCCGCGGCGTGGGGCCGTGGGCTGGTGCGGCCGGAGGCGCGGCAGGAACACGACTACAAGTTCGCGTGGTGGGTCATCTTCGCCACGGTGCCGATCGTCGTGGCGGGCCTGCTCTTCCAGCCGCTGATCAAGGGACCGCTGGCTTCCCTATGGGTGGTCGCCGGATCGCTGATCGCCGGCAGCGCCGTCATGTGGGCCGCCGACCGGTTCGGCACGGGCGAGCGCCGGGAGGCCGAGACGACGCTGCCGGACGCGATGCTGGTCGGTTCGTCGCAGATCCTCGCCCTCTTGTTCCCCGGTTTCTCCCGATCCGGAGCCACTATTTCGACGGGGCTGCTGCGGGGGCTGGATCGCGTCGCGGCGACCCGGTTGTCGTTCTTCCTGTCCATTCCCGCGCTGACCGGCGCCGGTGTGTACGAGCTGAAGGACGCGGTCGGTGGCGGGGTGGACGTACTGCCGTTGCTGGTCGGGACGGTGGTGTCGTTCGTCGTGGCCTACGCGTCCATCGCGTGGCTGCTGAAGTTCGTGGCGGGGCACACGTTCACGGCTTTCGTGGTCTACCGGGTCGTCGTCGGTGTCGCGCTGCTGGGTCTGCTGGTGACCGGCGTCCTCAATCCCTGACCTGAACGGCCGCCCGGCCGGGGACGAACCCGGCCGGGCGGACGCTACCGGGGAAGGACCTCGGTGCCTTCGATGCGCACGGCTTGCAGCGCGTCCGGCCGCAGGCCCAGCAGCCGCAGGATGGTCGGCGCGATCTGCGTGGTGCCGACGGGGGTGGCGACCGCGTGGGGGCGGCCGGGTCCGGTGATCACCAGCGGGACGTCGCGGTCGTCGGCCGCGGCACCGCCGTGTTCGGCGATCTTCTTGGTGCCGCCGGTGTAGACGACGCCGTACTGCGCGATGCCAACGAGGTCGGGCACCCGCGGGTCACCGGGCCGGGCGTGGAAGTAGCGGGCAGCGTCATCGCCCGAGTAGGCCCGGTCGAGTCCGGAGTGGACGAACGGCTTCGGCGCTCCGGAGATGTCGTTGCCGAGCCCGGACCGGGTCAGCAGGTAGTTCTTCGCGAACGTCGTCGCGACGGTGGAACGATCGGTCAGCCACAGCACCATGGCGTCGTCGTCGGTGGCCAGGGTCACGAGGTCGGCCGCGCCGGGGTGGGCGGCGCGCCACGCGCCGTTGAGACCGTCGAGCAGGGCGCCGTCGTCGATCCTGGTCAGGGCGGACGGGGCGGTCGGCGACTGGCCGTGCTTGGCCGAGAGCACGATGGTCGTGCTGCGGTCGAGGTGACGTCGCTTCAGTTCGGCGGTGATGGCGCCGAGCTGCTGGTCGACGAAGTCCAGCGCCGAACTCAGAACCGGACCCGGGCCACCGTCTCCGGGCAGGTAGCCGCCGGTGCGGCCACCGGAGAGCGGCAGTTTCTGCGCTGTGGACACGGATTGGAAGTTGAGTCCGAAGATGGCCGGCGTACTCACCCGGTGGGCGCCGCTGTGGTCATATCCGCCGATTTCGTTGAGCACCGCGCGGACCTTGTAGGAGTCGTAGCGCTGGGTCGCGGCGTTGTCGGTGGTCCAGTCGCCGGTCGTGCCGGGGACCAGGCTGTTGATCTCCGGGGTGAACAGGTCCTGCACGCCGGTACCCGTCGGCCCGTCGAGGATTTCGTACGCGGGGTGCTTGTCGGCCCACGCGGTGCGCAGGCCGGCTTGGCGGGCGACCTCGAACACGGTGTTGACCTGGAGGTACTGATGGGGGTAGACGGGCGTGCAGGTCCGCGGATCGACGGGAAGACGGGCCGGGTCGAGGAGCGATTGCGGTGCTCCGGTCATGGCGAGGACGTTGCCGGGCAGGCCGGGCAGACCCTGGCCCGCGTCGATGGCGTTCTTCGTTCGGTCGAGGTCTTCGGTGTAGTTCACCGCCGTTCCGGGCCGTGCGCCGACGCAGGAGGTCGTGCCGGCCGGGAGGAGAGCACGGTTGTAGGTCGCGTCGTAGTAGACCCCGGTCGTCG
This window of the Amycolatopsis balhimycina FH 1894 genome carries:
- a CDS encoding TIGR04222 domain-containing membrane protein, which translates into the protein MTDTWGIPGPVFAGLYLGLLVLPALSAAVRLRLLRRGRAGGAPETAEELALLTGGRPRVGEVVLARLLEQQVVRLDGTGRLSRVTGTASDDLGRAAVGKTGTRGASVDWIRHTVGDQPAVAELEAGLIARGLLADPRKVRSIWVSAAVAAWLLIVLGLVRLLAGSSAGHPVGYLLGLAALGTVAAIASTVKARNEPQATATSAGRAAAEEARRAGTLVASPAGSVASGGLAGHPDKDVRLAVTRAMQRSTARTYSGRGRFSGAAGGGFAGFYGGSSSGGGGCGGGSSCGGGGGGGGCGG
- a CDS encoding undecaprenyl-diphosphate phosphatase, which codes for MIDIGQAVILGVVEGLTEFLPVSSTGHLKIAEGFLGIPVDDQAVVGFTAVIQVGAIAAVLVYFFRDIIRFAAAWGRGLVRPEARQEHDYKFAWWVIFATVPIVVAGLLFQPLIKGPLASLWVVAGSLIAGSAVMWAADRFGTGERREAETTLPDAMLVGSSQILALLFPGFSRSGATISTGLLRGLDRVAATRLSFFLSIPALTGAGVYELKDAVGGGVDVLPLLVGTVVSFVVAYASIAWLLKFVAGHTFTAFVVYRVVVGVALLGLLVTGVLNP
- a CDS encoding alkaline phosphatase family protein — its product is MVAAATVAVTAPPASAGDRSTHVLLISVDGMHQSDLTRYTTTHPGSTLAALLGHGTEYTHARTPVPSDSFPGLLAQVTGGGPATTGVYYDATYNRALLPAGTTSCVGARPGTAVNYTEDLDRTKNAIDAGQGLPGLPGNVLAMTGAPQSLLDPARLPVDPRTCTPVYPHQYLQVNTVFEVARQAGLRTAWADKHPAYEILDGPTGTGVQDLFTPEINSLVPGTTGDWTTDNAATQRYDSYKVRAVLNEIGGYDHSGAHRVSTPAIFGLNFQSVSTAQKLPLSGGRTGGYLPGDGGPGPVLSSALDFVDQQLGAITAELKRRHLDRSTTIVLSAKHGQSPTAPSALTRIDDGALLDGLNGAWRAAHPGAADLVTLATDDDAMVLWLTDRSTVATTFAKNYLLTRSGLGNDISGAPKPFVHSGLDRAYSGDDAARYFHARPGDPRVPDLVGIAQYGVVYTGGTKKIAEHGGAAADDRDVPLVITGPGRPHAVATPVGTTQIAPTILRLLGLRPDALQAVRIEGTEVLPR